From Rhodopseudomonas palustris, a single genomic window includes:
- a CDS encoding type II toxin-antitoxin system RatA family toxin, protein MPQFSNRRRVPHSAQQMFDLVADVERYPQFVPLCKALKIRERNQQPDGTEVVIADMTVSFKLVQETFTSRVTLDRANLKILVEYLKGPFSNLENRWTFAAKTERACEVGFFIAYEFKSRMLATLMGAMFDTAFHRFAEAFETRADQIYGTGPKLSRV, encoded by the coding sequence ATGCCGCAGTTTTCCAACAGGCGCAGAGTGCCCCACAGTGCCCAGCAGATGTTCGACCTCGTCGCCGACGTCGAGCGCTATCCGCAATTCGTGCCGCTGTGCAAGGCGCTGAAGATCCGCGAGCGCAATCAGCAGCCGGACGGCACCGAGGTGGTGATCGCCGACATGACGGTGTCGTTCAAGCTGGTGCAGGAGACCTTCACCAGCCGCGTCACCCTCGACCGCGCCAATCTGAAGATCCTGGTCGAATATCTGAAAGGCCCGTTCTCCAATCTGGAGAATCGCTGGACCTTCGCTGCCAAGACCGAGCGCGCCTGCGAGGTCGGCTTCTTCATCGCCTACGAATTCAAGAGCCGGATGCTCGCCACGCTGATGGGCGCGATGTTCGACACCGCGTTCCACCGCTTCGCCGAAGCGTTCGAAACCCGTGCCGACCAGATCTACGGCACGGGCCCGAAGCTGTCGCGGGTGTAG
- a CDS encoding bifunctional 2-C-methyl-D-erythritol 4-phosphate cytidylyltransferase/2-C-methyl-D-erythritol 2,4-cyclodiphosphate synthase: MSNPLRTAAIIVAAGRGLRAGAGGPKQYRTLAGRPVIARAMEPFCTHPEVMAVQPVTNPDDTEMFNAAVAGLNFRPAVGGGATRQGSVRAGLEALAELKPDIVLIHDAARCFVTPGLISRAIAAAGATGAALPVVPVTDTIKQVDAAGAVDATPDRATLRIAQTPQAFRFDVILDAHRRAAQDGRDEFTDDAALAEWAGLTVSTFEGDANNMKMTTPEDFAREESRLMAALGDIRTGTGYDVHAFGEGDHVWLCGLKVPHTRSFLAHSDGDVGLHALVDAILGALADGDIGSHFPPTDPQWKGAASDKFLKYAIDRVTARGGRVANLEVTMICERPKIGPLRDAMRQRIAEITGVPVSRVAVKATTSEKLGFTGREEGIAATASATIRLPWGADGLAG; the protein is encoded by the coding sequence ATGTCGAACCCGCTCCGCACTGCTGCTATCATCGTCGCCGCCGGGCGCGGCCTGCGCGCAGGCGCTGGCGGCCCCAAGCAATACCGCACCCTTGCCGGCCGGCCGGTGATCGCCCGGGCGATGGAGCCGTTCTGCACCCATCCCGAGGTGATGGCGGTGCAGCCGGTGACCAATCCCGACGACACCGAGATGTTCAACGCGGCGGTGGCCGGCCTGAATTTCCGTCCTGCGGTCGGCGGCGGCGCGACCCGACAGGGCTCGGTGCGCGCCGGCCTGGAAGCTCTGGCCGAGCTGAAGCCGGACATCGTGCTGATTCACGATGCGGCGCGCTGCTTCGTCACCCCGGGGCTGATCTCCCGCGCGATTGCCGCCGCCGGCGCCACCGGCGCGGCGCTGCCGGTGGTTCCGGTGACCGACACGATCAAGCAGGTCGATGCCGCTGGGGCGGTCGACGCGACGCCGGACCGCGCGACCTTGCGGATCGCCCAGACGCCGCAGGCGTTCCGATTCGACGTCATCCTCGATGCCCACCGCCGCGCTGCCCAGGACGGCCGCGACGAATTCACCGACGACGCCGCCCTCGCCGAATGGGCGGGATTGACGGTGTCGACCTTCGAGGGCGATGCTAACAACATGAAGATGACCACCCCGGAAGATTTCGCGCGCGAGGAAAGCCGGCTGATGGCCGCCCTGGGCGATATCCGCACCGGCACCGGCTACGACGTGCATGCGTTCGGCGAAGGCGACCACGTCTGGCTGTGCGGCCTGAAGGTGCCGCACACCCGCAGTTTCCTGGCGCATTCGGACGGCGACGTCGGCCTGCATGCGCTGGTCGACGCCATCCTCGGCGCGCTGGCGGATGGTGACATCGGCTCGCACTTCCCGCCGACCGACCCGCAGTGGAAGGGCGCGGCTTCCGACAAGTTCCTCAAATACGCGATCGACCGCGTCACCGCGCGTGGCGGCCGCGTCGCCAATCTCGAAGTGACGATGATCTGCGAGAGGCCGAAGATCGGCCCGCTGCGCGACGCGATGCGTCAACGGATCGCCGAGATCACCGGCGTGCCGGTGTCGCGCGTCGCGGTGAAGGCTACCACCAGCGAGAAGCTCGGCTTCACCGGCCGTGAGGAAGGCATCGCGGCGACTGCATCCGCCACCATCCGGCTGCCCTGGGGCGCCGACGGACTGGCCGGCTGA
- a CDS encoding CinA family protein has protein sequence MSSSDARALARSLLDLCRSRKLMIATAESCTGGLVAGALTDIPGSSDVIDRGFVTYSNAAKHDLLGVENATLTTFGAVSKETAIAMAVGALENADVDLAVSITGIAGPGGATPGKPVGLVHFAVAARDGRISHREQRFGAIGRSNVRQRSVVEALRMLLELARGPKPPTKAKREVATGVHKRVARSPRRVAAKRPQPKRPVKPKKT, from the coding sequence ATGAGCAGCAGCGACGCCCGCGCCCTCGCCCGCTCGTTGCTCGACCTCTGCCGTTCGCGGAAGCTGATGATCGCAACCGCCGAGTCCTGCACCGGCGGTCTGGTCGCCGGCGCACTGACCGACATCCCCGGCTCGTCCGACGTGATCGACCGCGGCTTCGTCACCTATTCCAACGCCGCCAAGCATGATCTGCTCGGCGTGGAGAACGCCACGCTCACCACCTTCGGCGCCGTCAGCAAGGAAACCGCGATCGCGATGGCGGTCGGCGCGCTGGAGAATGCCGACGTCGATCTCGCGGTCTCGATAACGGGGATCGCCGGCCCCGGCGGCGCAACGCCCGGCAAGCCGGTCGGCCTGGTGCATTTCGCCGTCGCGGCGCGCGACGGCCGGATCTCGCACCGCGAGCAGCGTTTTGGCGCGATCGGCCGCAGCAACGTCCGCCAGCGTTCGGTGGTGGAAGCGCTGCGGATGCTGCTGGAACTCGCCCGCGGCCCGAAGCCGCCGACCAAGGCCAAACGCGAAGTGGCAACCGGCGTGCACAAACGCGTCGCCCGCTCCCCCCGCCGCGTCGCCGCCAAGCGCCCGCAGCCGAAGCGGCCGGTGAAGCCGAAGAAGACTTAG